The following are from one region of the Vitis riparia cultivar Riparia Gloire de Montpellier isolate 1030 chromosome 9, EGFV_Vit.rip_1.0, whole genome shotgun sequence genome:
- the LOC117922666 gene encoding shikimate O-hydroxycinnamoyltransferase-like encodes MGDGEDFTVTLTKKEVVATMLPMQEQWLPLSNLDLLLPPLDVSVFFCYKNPHDRSVNGGDDFSFRSRVGVLKKAMAQALVSYYAFAGEVVGNSVGEPELLCNNRGVDFTEAHADVRLEDLNLYNPDVSIEGKLVPKKKNGVLSVQVTELKCGGLVVACTFDHRIADAYSANMFLVSWAEMAQSKPVSIVPSFRRSLLNIRRPSSYDPSLDDMYVPISALRPPRAQQPGGADHLISRIYHVTAEQLSLLQMLATSKSISYKRTKLESFSAFLWKIVAKTAVVENDNKRICKMGILVDGRRRLSSGDEDKAAVMATYFGNVLSIPFGEKMIDELKEKPLSWVADAVHEYLEGAVTKKHFLGLIDWVEAHRPEPALAKIYCSGSRDGPAFVVSSGQRFPVSKVDFGWGRPALGSYHFPWGGEAGYVMPMPSPVTGWCTCTA; translated from the exons ATGGGTGATGGAGAAGACTTCACTGTGACTCTGACCAAGAAAGAAGTAGTGGCAACAATGCTGCCAATGCAGGAGCAGTGGCTGCCCCTATCCAACCTCGACTTGCTATTGCCTCCATTAGATGTAAGTGTGTTTTTCTGTTACAAGAATCCACATGATCGGAGTGTTAATGGAGGTGATGACTTCAGTTTTCGGTCCAGGGTTGGGGTTCTGAAAAAAGCCATGGCCCAAGCACTGGTGTCCTATTACGCATTCGCAGGGGAAGTTGTGGGTAACTCCGTGGGTGAGCCTGAGCTTCTATGCAACAACCGTGGGGTGGATTTCACGGAGGCTCATGCGGATGTACGGCTGGAAGACCTTAACTTGTATAATCCTGATGTCAGCATTGAAGGCAAGCTTgtccctaagaagaagaatggcgTCCTCTCAGTACAG GTGACGGAGCTCAAATGTGGTGGGCTTGTGGTGGCTTGTACATTTGATCATCGAATAGCAGATGCATATTCTGCCAATATGTTCCTAGTTTCATGGGCTGAGATGGCTCAGTCCAAGCCAGTATCTATAGTTCCATCTTTCCGCCGCTCTCTCCTCAACATTAGACGTCCAAGCTCCTATGATCCATCCCTTGATGACATGTATGTCCCTATCTCAGCCTTACGTCCTCCCAGAGCTCAGCAGCCAGGCGGTGCTGATCATCTCATAAGCCGCATTTACCATGTCACGGCAGAACAGCTCAGTCTACTCCAAATGCTAGCCACCAGCAAGAGTATCTCCTACAAGAGGACTAAACTAGAGTCTTTCAGTGCTTTTTTGTGGAAGATAGTTGCCAAAACTGCAGTCGTGGAAAATGATAACAAAAGGATCTGCAAGATGGGCATCTTGGTGGATGGAAGAAGGCGGTTAAGCAGTGGGGATGAGGATAAAGCTGCAGTGATGGCCACTTACTTTGGAAATGTGCTGTCAATCCCCTTTGGTGAGAAGATGATAGATGAACTGAAAGAGAAACCTTTGAGTTGGGTGGCAGATGCCGTTCACGAGTACCTGGAAGGGGCAGTGACAAAGAAGCATTTCTTGGGCCTCATTGACTGGGTGGAGGCTCACCGTCCAGAGCCTGCTTTAGCAAAGATATACTGCAGTGGCAGCCGCGATGGACCGGCATTTGTGGTATCATCAGGGCAGAGATTCCCAGTGTCAAAGGTGGACTTTGGGTGGGGTAGGCCGGCTCTGGGATCATACCATTTTCCATGGGGTGGGGAAGCTGGGTACGTGATGCCAATGCCAAGTCCGGTGACTGGGTGGTGTACATGCACCGCTTGA